The proteins below come from a single Burkholderia contaminans genomic window:
- a CDS encoding MFS transporter: MESKTLAANTAEPASPESGGLFSWYGDAQPRERRAFWSCKVGYMLDGMDTQMLSFVIPTLVATWGISLADAGFIGTITLLASAAGGWIAGILSDRIGRVRTLQLTVLWFAVFTALCGLAQNYHQLLAARALMGFGFGGEWTAGAVLIGEVIRARDRGKAVGLVQSGWAIGWGLCALLYALLFSVLPADEAWRALFLVGLAPALLVVAIRRYVKEPDVYEKEKAAQAKVADAPRLTEIFAPKLITTTLRAALLTTGAQGGYYAITTWLPTFLKTERHLTVMGTGGYLAMIIFGSWVGYLTSAYLTDRLGRKPNFILFAVGSMVIAFAYTSLHLTNASMLWLGFPLGFFASGIFSGMGAFLTELFPTRVRGSGQGFCYNVGRAIGALFPFLIGALSKQYGLGTSIGIFAVAAYGVVIVAALTLPETRGRELDAA; this comes from the coding sequence ATGGAAAGCAAGACCCTCGCGGCGAACACCGCGGAGCCCGCGAGCCCCGAGAGCGGCGGCCTGTTCTCGTGGTACGGGGACGCGCAGCCGCGCGAGCGCCGCGCGTTCTGGAGCTGCAAGGTCGGCTACATGCTCGACGGGATGGACACGCAGATGCTGTCGTTCGTGATCCCGACGCTCGTCGCGACCTGGGGCATTTCGCTCGCGGATGCGGGCTTCATCGGCACGATCACGCTGCTCGCGTCGGCGGCCGGCGGCTGGATCGCCGGCATCCTGTCCGACCGGATCGGCCGCGTGCGCACGCTGCAGCTCACCGTGCTGTGGTTTGCCGTGTTCACCGCGCTGTGCGGGCTCGCGCAGAACTACCACCAGCTGCTCGCGGCGCGCGCGCTGATGGGCTTCGGCTTCGGCGGCGAATGGACGGCCGGTGCGGTGCTGATCGGCGAGGTGATCCGTGCGCGCGACCGCGGCAAGGCGGTCGGCCTCGTGCAGTCGGGCTGGGCGATCGGCTGGGGGCTCTGCGCGCTGCTGTATGCGCTGCTGTTCTCGGTGCTGCCGGCCGATGAGGCGTGGCGCGCGCTGTTCCTCGTCGGCCTCGCGCCCGCGCTGCTGGTCGTCGCGATTCGCCGCTACGTGAAGGAGCCGGACGTCTACGAGAAGGAGAAGGCCGCGCAGGCGAAAGTGGCCGATGCGCCGCGCCTCACCGAGATCTTCGCGCCGAAGCTGATCACGACGACGCTGCGCGCGGCGCTGCTGACGACGGGCGCGCAGGGCGGCTACTACGCGATCACGACGTGGCTGCCGACCTTCCTGAAGACCGAGCGGCACCTCACGGTGATGGGCACCGGCGGCTATCTCGCGATGATCATCTTCGGCTCGTGGGTCGGCTACCTGACGAGCGCGTACCTGACTGACCGCCTGGGCCGCAAGCCGAACTTCATCCTGTTCGCGGTCGGCTCGATGGTGATCGCGTTCGCGTACACGTCGCTGCACCTGACCAACGCGTCGATGCTGTGGCTCGGCTTCCCGCTCGGTTTCTTCGCGTCGGGCATCTTCTCGGGGATGGGCGCGTTCCTCACCGAGCTGTTCCCGACCCGTGTGCGCGGCTCCGGCCAGGGCTTCTGCTACAACGTGGGCCGCGCGATCGGTGCGCTGTTCCCGTTCCTGATCGGCGCGCTGTCCAAACAATACGGGCTCGGCACGAGCATCGGCATCTTCGCGGTCGCCGCGTACGGCGTGGTGATCGTCGCCGCGCTGACGCTGCCCGAGACCCGCGGCCGCGAACTCGACGCCGCGTAA
- a CDS encoding hydantoinase B/oxoprolinase family protein produces the protein MTDRHLSPVPSDAARWQFWIDRGGTFTDIVARRPDGTLVTHKLLSENPEQYRDAAVAGIRHLLGLAAGEPITPERVDMVKMGTTVATNALLERKGERTALATTRGFRDVLRIAYQNRPRLFDLDIVLPDALYETVVEIDERVGAHGEVVVPLDVQGAEASLRRVFDSGVRALAIVLIHGYRYTAHERMLAELARRIGFTQVSVSHEVSPLMKMVSRGDTTVVDAYLSPILRRYVEQVAHEMPGVNLQFMQSSGGLTRADAFQGKDAILSGPAGGIVGMVRAAQAAGFERVIGFDMGGTSTDVSHYHGEFERVFETQVAGVRMRAPMMSIHTVAAGGGSVLGFDGARLRVGPESAGANPGPAAYRRGGPLTVTDCNVMLGKIQPDHFPRVFGPHADEPLDRDGVVAKFAALADEIHAATGRRETPEALAEGFLEIAIGSMANAIKKISVQRGHDVSRYVLTTFGGAGGQHACGVADALGMTQVFAHPLAGVLSAYGMGLADQTAMRERAVEAVLSDDSLPVLNAALDRLADEAAGALLEQGVPPERIATERRVHLRYQGTDSTLDVPAGSVEAMQQAFEAAYRQRYAFLMPGTPLVAELASVEAIGRSDAPVEIAPLAPRNEGDEAALRAHSAVRFYSGGRWHDAALYVRDTLLAGDAIDGPAIVAEQNGTTVVEPGWRAQMTAQGNLVLTRTTPLPTRRSLGTDADPVRLEIFNNLFMSIAEQMGLRLQNTAYSVNIKERLDFSCAIFDGDGNLIANAPHMPVHLGSMGESIRTVIERNRGRMRDGDVFMLNDPYHGGTHLPDVTVITPVFADGSDAPLFYVGSRGHHADIGGTTPGSMPPDSTHIDEEGVLIDNWQLVSAGTLRDAQTRALLASGRYPARNVEQNMADLRAQVAANQKGVDELRRMVAQFGRDVVLAFMGHVQDNAEEAVRRVIGALQDGAYRYPLDNGAEIRVAIRVDRAARRAEIDFTGTSAQLDNNFNAPKAVCMAAVLYVFRTLVGDDIPLNAGCLKPLTVIVPARSMLNPEYPAAVVSGNVETSSAITNALYGALGCVASSQGTMNNFTFGNDQYQYYETIAGGSGAGDGFAGVGAVQTHMTNSRLTDPEVLEWRYPVRLDSHRIRAGSGGGGRWRGGDGAVRRIRFLAPMTASILSNNRIHAPFGAAGGEAGALGRNTIERADGTVEALDHIGRAQMAPGDVFVVETPGGGGYGAAG, from the coding sequence ATGACTGACCGACACCTTTCCCCCGTTCCCTCCGACGCCGCGCGCTGGCAATTCTGGATCGACCGCGGCGGCACGTTCACCGACATCGTCGCGCGCCGGCCCGACGGCACGCTCGTCACGCACAAGCTGCTGTCGGAGAACCCGGAGCAATACCGCGACGCGGCCGTGGCCGGCATCCGCCACCTGCTCGGCCTCGCGGCCGGCGAGCCGATCACGCCCGAGCGCGTCGACATGGTGAAGATGGGCACGACGGTCGCGACCAACGCGCTGCTCGAACGCAAGGGCGAACGCACCGCGCTCGCGACGACGCGCGGCTTTCGCGACGTGCTGCGCATCGCGTACCAGAACCGGCCGCGCCTGTTCGACCTCGACATCGTGCTGCCCGATGCGCTGTACGAGACCGTCGTCGAGATCGACGAGCGCGTCGGCGCGCACGGCGAGGTGGTCGTGCCGCTCGACGTTCAGGGTGCCGAAGCGTCGTTGCGCCGCGTGTTCGACTCGGGCGTGCGTGCGCTCGCGATCGTGCTGATCCACGGCTATCGCTACACCGCACACGAACGCATGCTGGCCGAACTCGCGCGCCGGATCGGCTTCACGCAGGTGTCGGTGTCGCACGAGGTGTCGCCGCTGATGAAGATGGTGTCGCGTGGCGATACGACCGTGGTCGATGCGTACCTGTCGCCGATCCTGCGCCGCTATGTCGAGCAGGTCGCGCACGAGATGCCCGGCGTGAACCTGCAGTTCATGCAGAGCAGCGGCGGGCTGACGCGCGCCGATGCGTTCCAGGGCAAGGACGCGATCCTGTCGGGCCCGGCCGGCGGCATCGTCGGGATGGTGCGCGCCGCGCAGGCGGCCGGCTTCGAGCGCGTGATCGGCTTCGACATGGGCGGCACGTCGACCGACGTGTCGCACTACCACGGCGAGTTCGAGCGCGTGTTCGAGACGCAGGTGGCCGGCGTGCGGATGCGTGCGCCGATGATGAGCATCCATACGGTGGCCGCGGGCGGCGGCTCGGTGCTCGGCTTCGACGGCGCGCGGCTGCGCGTCGGGCCCGAGTCGGCCGGCGCGAACCCGGGGCCGGCCGCCTACCGGCGTGGCGGCCCGCTGACGGTGACCGACTGCAACGTGATGCTCGGCAAGATCCAGCCCGATCATTTCCCGCGCGTGTTCGGCCCGCACGCGGACGAACCGCTCGACCGCGACGGCGTGGTCGCGAAGTTCGCGGCGCTCGCCGACGAGATCCACGCGGCCACCGGGCGGCGCGAGACGCCCGAGGCGCTCGCCGAAGGCTTCCTGGAAATCGCGATCGGCAGCATGGCGAACGCGATCAAGAAGATTTCCGTGCAGCGCGGCCACGACGTGTCGCGCTACGTGCTGACGACGTTCGGCGGCGCGGGCGGCCAGCACGCGTGCGGCGTGGCCGATGCGCTCGGCATGACGCAGGTGTTCGCGCATCCGCTGGCGGGCGTGCTGTCGGCATACGGGATGGGCCTCGCCGACCAGACCGCGATGCGCGAGCGCGCGGTCGAGGCCGTGTTGTCCGACGATTCATTGCCGGTGCTGAATGCCGCGCTCGACCGGCTGGCCGACGAGGCCGCCGGCGCGCTGCTCGAACAGGGCGTGCCGCCGGAGCGGATCGCGACCGAGCGGCGCGTGCACCTGCGCTACCAGGGCACCGATTCGACGCTCGACGTGCCGGCCGGCAGCGTCGAGGCGATGCAGCAGGCGTTCGAAGCCGCCTACCGGCAGCGCTACGCGTTCCTGATGCCGGGCACGCCGCTCGTCGCCGAACTCGCGTCGGTCGAGGCGATCGGCCGCTCCGACGCGCCGGTGGAGATTGCACCGCTCGCGCCGCGCAACGAGGGCGACGAGGCCGCGCTGCGCGCCCATTCCGCGGTGCGCTTCTACTCCGGCGGCCGATGGCACGACGCGGCGCTCTACGTGCGCGACACGCTGCTGGCCGGCGACGCGATCGACGGCCCGGCGATCGTCGCGGAGCAGAACGGCACGACCGTCGTCGAGCCCGGCTGGCGTGCGCAGATGACCGCGCAGGGCAACCTCGTGCTGACGCGCACCACGCCGCTGCCGACGCGCCGCTCGCTCGGCACGGACGCCGACCCGGTGCGGCTCGAGATCTTCAACAACCTGTTCATGTCGATCGCCGAGCAGATGGGGCTGCGGCTGCAGAACACCGCGTACTCGGTGAACATCAAGGAGCGGCTCGACTTCTCGTGTGCGATCTTCGACGGCGACGGCAACCTGATCGCGAACGCGCCGCACATGCCCGTGCACCTCGGCTCGATGGGCGAGAGCATCCGCACGGTGATCGAGCGCAACCGCGGCCGCATGCGCGACGGCGACGTGTTCATGCTGAACGACCCGTATCACGGCGGCACGCACCTGCCGGACGTGACGGTCATCACGCCGGTGTTCGCGGACGGTTCGGACGCGCCGCTGTTCTACGTCGGCTCGCGCGGCCACCACGCGGACATCGGCGGCACGACGCCGGGCTCGATGCCGCCCGATTCGACCCACATCGACGAGGAGGGCGTGCTGATCGACAACTGGCAGCTCGTGTCGGCCGGCACGCTGCGCGATGCGCAAACCCGCGCGCTGCTCGCGTCGGGCCGCTACCCGGCGCGCAACGTCGAGCAGAACATGGCCGACCTGCGCGCGCAGGTCGCCGCGAACCAGAAGGGCGTCGACGAGCTGCGCCGGATGGTCGCGCAGTTCGGCCGCGACGTCGTGCTCGCGTTCATGGGGCACGTGCAGGACAACGCGGAAGAAGCCGTGCGGCGCGTGATCGGCGCGCTGCAGGACGGCGCGTACCGCTATCCGCTCGACAACGGCGCGGAGATCCGCGTCGCGATTCGCGTCGACCGCGCGGCGCGGCGCGCGGAAATCGATTTCACGGGCACGTCCGCGCAGCTCGACAACAACTTCAACGCGCCGAAGGCCGTCTGCATGGCCGCCGTGCTGTACGTGTTCCGCACGCTGGTCGGCGACGACATCCCGCTGAACGCCGGCTGCCTGAAGCCGCTCACGGTGATCGTGCCCGCGCGCTCGATGCTGAACCCCGAGTATCCGGCGGCGGTCGTGTCGGGCAACGTCGAGACGTCGTCGGCCATCACCAATGCGCTGTACGGCGCGCTCGGCTGCGTCGCGTCGAGCCAGGGAACGATGAATAACTTCACATTCGGCAACGATCAGTACCAGTACTACGAGACGATCGCGGGCGGCAGCGGTGCCGGCGACGGTTTCGCCGGCGTCGGCGCGGTGCAGACGCACATGACGAACTCGCGGCTCACCGATCCGGAGGTGCTCGAATGGCGCTACCCGGTGCGGCTCGATTCGCACCGGATCCGCGCCGGGTCGGGCGGCGGCGGGCGCTGGCGCGGCGGCGACGGTGCGGTGCGGCGGATCCGCTTCCTGGCGCCGATGACCGCGTCGATCCTGTCTAACAACCGGATTCATGCGCCGTTCGGTGCGGCGGGCGGCGAGGCCGGCGCGCTCGGCCGCAACACGATCGAGCGCGCGGACGGCACGGTCGAGGCGCTCGACCATATCGGCCGCGCGCAGATGGCGCCGGGCGATGTCTTCGTCGTCGAAACGCCGGGCGGCGGCGGATACGGCGCGGCGGGCTGA
- the pdeR gene encoding cyclic di-GMP phosphodiesterase yields MDDENDSAVLEAHVGTRSPCWRLGSDSNALELAAVRGLTNVAVALTGEQAERIRALTGVTSHLVLDITLFGEPVRLHLVGRKVDTTNWAGTASAYSDAESVACDLAHGLAFAEQVVSEVNSLVVILDRNGMVQRFNRLCEEVTGKREVDVIGRSAFELFMSPEQGAQSRSNITGFFASNHSFAVERYINTVNGPRLFQFRNKFVQSGSGVDEQFLICSGIDITEERSAQQRLIELANTDVLTGLPNRHAISERIHAAIAAETAATRGQVGILFLDLDNFKRVNDHYGHITGDRLLQDVSAIISGCLPSGATLARLGGDEFLVLFEHGTRPLLEATAQIILERLRTPIHLGLMEVYTSCSIGIAMHPQHGDSLETLIRSADTAMYVAKEEGKHTYRVFSLEMNQKVAKYMWLDTNLRKALEDEQFVLHYQPVVDIATGDVHGVEALIRWQSPDRGLVAPVEFIRFAEESGLIAPLGRWVMRTAAAQAAAWKAKGLGIRIAVNVSARQLQDMNIVHQMASILDAAGLKPGLLDIELTESCFIEDEDAANGLMRQFRQLGAQIHLDDFGTGYSSLSQLSRLPLDAIKLDRSFITGIDRNPRSQALVRSVVSLAKALNFAVVAEGVETRAEAEFLKQLDVDHAQGYYYARPMPAQAFEAWLAETRKLRLIA; encoded by the coding sequence ATGGATGACGAAAACGATAGCGCGGTGCTCGAGGCGCACGTCGGTACGCGCAGCCCCTGCTGGCGTCTCGGCAGCGACAGCAATGCACTCGAACTGGCGGCCGTTCGCGGCCTGACCAACGTCGCCGTCGCGCTGACGGGCGAACAGGCCGAGCGCATCCGCGCGCTGACCGGTGTCACGTCGCACCTCGTGCTCGACATCACGCTGTTCGGCGAGCCGGTTCGCCTCCATCTCGTCGGCCGCAAGGTCGACACGACCAACTGGGCCGGCACGGCGTCCGCCTATTCCGATGCCGAATCCGTCGCGTGCGATCTCGCGCACGGGCTCGCGTTCGCCGAGCAGGTCGTGTCCGAAGTGAATTCGCTCGTCGTGATCCTCGATCGCAACGGGATGGTGCAGCGCTTCAACCGCCTGTGCGAGGAAGTGACGGGCAAGCGCGAGGTCGACGTGATCGGCCGCAGCGCGTTCGAGCTGTTCATGAGCCCGGAGCAGGGCGCGCAGTCGCGCAGCAACATCACGGGCTTTTTCGCGAGCAACCATTCGTTCGCGGTCGAGCGCTACATCAACACGGTCAACGGGCCGCGCCTGTTCCAGTTCCGCAACAAGTTCGTGCAGAGCGGCAGCGGCGTCGACGAGCAGTTCCTGATCTGCTCGGGCATCGACATCACCGAGGAGCGCAGCGCGCAGCAGCGGCTCATCGAACTCGCGAACACCGACGTGCTGACCGGCCTGCCGAACCGCCACGCGATCAGCGAGCGCATCCACGCGGCGATCGCCGCCGAGACCGCCGCGACGCGCGGGCAGGTCGGCATCCTGTTCCTCGATCTCGACAACTTCAAGCGCGTCAACGATCACTACGGGCACATCACCGGCGACCGGCTGCTGCAGGACGTGTCGGCGATCATCAGCGGCTGCCTGCCGTCCGGCGCGACGCTCGCGCGGCTCGGCGGCGACGAATTCCTCGTGCTGTTCGAGCACGGCACGCGGCCGCTGCTCGAAGCGACCGCGCAGATCATTCTCGAACGGCTGCGCACGCCGATCCATCTCGGGCTGATGGAGGTCTACACGAGCTGCTCGATCGGCATCGCGATGCATCCGCAGCACGGCGACTCGCTCGAGACGCTGATCCGCAGCGCGGATACCGCGATGTACGTCGCGAAGGAAGAGGGCAAGCATACGTACCGCGTGTTCTCGTTGGAGATGAACCAGAAGGTCGCGAAGTACATGTGGCTCGACACGAACCTGCGCAAGGCGCTCGAAGACGAGCAGTTCGTGCTGCACTACCAGCCGGTCGTCGATATCGCGACCGGCGACGTGCACGGCGTCGAGGCGCTGATCCGCTGGCAGTCGCCCGATCGCGGGCTCGTCGCGCCGGTCGAGTTCATCCGGTTCGCGGAGGAGTCGGGCCTGATCGCGCCGCTCGGGCGCTGGGTGATGCGTACCGCGGCCGCGCAGGCCGCTGCGTGGAAGGCGAAGGGGCTCGGCATCCGGATCGCGGTGAACGTGTCCGCGCGGCAATTGCAGGACATGAACATCGTGCACCAGATGGCGTCGATCCTCGACGCCGCGGGGCTCAAGCCCGGCCTGCTCGACATCGAGCTGACCGAGAGCTGCTTCATCGAGGACGAGGATGCGGCCAACGGGCTGATGCGGCAGTTCCGCCAGCTCGGCGCGCAGATCCATCTCGACGATTTCGGCACCGGCTATTCGTCGCTGTCGCAGTTGTCGCGCCTGCCGCTCGATGCGATCAAGCTCGACCGCAGCTTCATCACGGGCATCGACCGCAATCCGCGCTCGCAGGCGCTGGTGCGCTCGGTCGTGTCGCTCGCGAAGGCGCTGAATTTCGCGGTGGTCGCCGAAGGCGTCGAAACGCGTGCGGAAGCCGAATTCCTCAAGCAGCTCGACGTCGATCACGCGCAGGGCTACTACTACGCGCGCCCGATGCCGGCCCAGGCATTCGAGGCATGGCTCGCGGAGACGAGAAAGCTCAGGCTGATCGCCTGA
- a CDS encoding crotonase/enoyl-CoA hydratase family protein, with protein MQLQSHPACRPFYEAGELTQLTAFYEEGRNVMWMMLRSEPRPCFNQQLVTDIIHLARVARDSGLPFDFWVTGSLVPELFNVGGDLSFFVDAIRSGKRDLLMAYARSCIDGVYEIYTGFGTGAISIAMVEGSALGGGFEAALAHHYVLAQKGVKLGFPEIAFNLFPGMGGYSLVARKADRGVAEQLISTGEAHASEWYEDRGLVDQTFDAGDAYLATRTFIDVTKPKLNGVRAMLRARERVFQLTRSELMDITEAWVHAAFTIEPKDLAYMERLVMLQNRRVSKLRTV; from the coding sequence ATGCAACTCCAATCCCATCCCGCGTGCCGCCCGTTTTATGAAGCCGGCGAACTCACGCAACTGACTGCCTTTTATGAAGAGGGACGTAATGTCATGTGGATGATGCTGCGATCGGAGCCGCGGCCGTGCTTCAACCAGCAACTCGTTACCGACATCATCCATCTCGCGCGCGTCGCACGCGATTCGGGCCTGCCGTTCGACTTCTGGGTGACGGGCTCGCTCGTCCCCGAGCTGTTCAACGTCGGCGGCGACCTGAGCTTTTTCGTCGACGCGATCCGCAGCGGCAAGCGTGACCTGCTGATGGCCTATGCGCGCTCGTGCATCGACGGCGTGTACGAGATCTACACGGGCTTCGGCACCGGGGCGATCTCGATCGCGATGGTCGAGGGCAGCGCGCTCGGCGGTGGTTTCGAGGCCGCGCTCGCGCATCACTACGTGCTCGCGCAGAAGGGCGTGAAGCTCGGGTTTCCCGAGATCGCGTTCAACCTGTTCCCGGGCATGGGCGGCTATTCGCTCGTCGCGCGCAAGGCCGATCGGGGCGTTGCGGAGCAACTGATCTCGACGGGCGAAGCGCACGCCTCCGAGTGGTACGAGGATCGCGGGCTGGTCGACCAGACGTTCGACGCGGGTGACGCGTATCTCGCGACACGCACCTTCATCGACGTGACGAAGCCGAAGCTGAACGGCGTGCGTGCGATGCTGCGTGCGCGCGAGCGGGTGTTCCAGCTGACGCGCTCCGAGCTGATGGACATCACGGAAGCGTGGGTGCATGCGGCGTTCACGATCGAGCCGAAGGATCTCGCGTACATGGAACGCCTCGTGATGCTGCAGAACCGGCGCGTGTCGAAGCTGCGCACGGTGTAA
- a CDS encoding APC family permease, translated as MTTFQKVWQLLVGKPLDPLDPRTRHAIAVTPLLAWVGLGADGLSSSCYGPEEAFLALGQHHALALFLALATAATVFIIALGYNQVIELFPTGGGGYRVATSLLGSKPGLVSGAALLVDYVLTVATSLASGVDAFFSLLPVSAQAFKLTTEIVLILLMTGLNFRGMRESIMVLLPIFIGFVVLHFALIVYGVAVHGSSLAMVVPDAVHEAHGMSQSLGLFVLLALLMRAFSLGGGTYTGLEAVSNNVNMLADPRVPNGKVTMWYMSTSLAFTAGGIILLYMLWHARPVEGQTLNAVVFGSVIDHLGLGSAFARHALLAAVLAFEAGLLMVGAQTGFLDGPAVLSNMASDSWVPRHFRDLSGRLVRQNGIIVVGLSSLLILLWTHGSVDVLVVLYSINVFLTFSLSLLGLCTYWWRHRSQQGWAKHFFLSALGLSVTATVLVITLIEKFTAGGWLTVLVTSAVIALCFMINRHYAYTRAQLAKEDALFSGKAPEVDEASAPGKPDPSQPTAVLLVGKHRGASMHALLWVNRLFPGHFRNVIFLAVGEVDAKAYDGHEHLERLRHAITESLDYYVAHCRRNGIAADYRIAFGTNPVVEFMNLASSTLDEYPNAVCFASKLIFRRVNFLTAWLHNQTPVELQARLHVEGKQMVLLPMNVG; from the coding sequence ATGACCACGTTCCAGAAAGTGTGGCAGTTGCTCGTCGGAAAGCCGCTCGACCCGCTCGATCCGCGCACGCGGCATGCGATCGCCGTGACGCCGCTGCTCGCCTGGGTCGGGCTCGGCGCCGACGGGCTGTCGTCGTCGTGCTACGGCCCGGAAGAAGCGTTTCTCGCGCTCGGCCAGCACCATGCGCTCGCGCTGTTCCTCGCACTCGCGACGGCGGCGACCGTGTTCATCATCGCGCTCGGCTACAACCAGGTGATCGAGCTGTTCCCGACGGGCGGCGGCGGGTACCGCGTCGCGACGTCTCTGCTCGGCTCGAAGCCGGGGCTGGTATCCGGCGCCGCGCTGCTGGTCGACTACGTGCTGACCGTCGCGACGTCGCTCGCGAGCGGCGTCGACGCGTTCTTCAGCCTGCTGCCGGTGAGCGCGCAGGCGTTCAAGCTCACGACCGAGATCGTGCTGATCCTGCTGATGACGGGGCTCAATTTCCGCGGGATGCGCGAATCGATCATGGTGCTGCTGCCGATCTTCATCGGCTTCGTGGTCCTGCACTTCGCGCTGATCGTGTATGGCGTCGCCGTGCACGGCAGCAGCCTCGCGATGGTGGTGCCCGACGCCGTGCACGAAGCGCACGGCATGTCGCAGTCGCTCGGCCTGTTCGTGCTGCTCGCGCTGCTGATGCGCGCGTTCTCGCTCGGCGGCGGCACCTACACGGGCCTCGAGGCCGTGTCGAACAACGTGAACATGCTCGCCGACCCGCGCGTGCCGAACGGCAAGGTGACGATGTGGTACATGTCGACGTCGCTCGCGTTCACGGCCGGCGGCATCATCCTGCTGTACATGCTGTGGCATGCGCGGCCCGTCGAAGGCCAGACGCTCAACGCGGTGGTGTTCGGCAGCGTGATCGATCATCTCGGGCTCGGCTCGGCATTCGCGCGCCACGCATTGCTCGCGGCCGTGCTCGCGTTCGAGGCCGGGCTGCTGATGGTCGGCGCGCAGACGGGCTTCCTCGACGGCCCGGCCGTGCTGTCGAACATGGCGTCCGATTCATGGGTGCCGCGCCATTTCCGCGACCTGTCGGGGCGCCTCGTGCGGCAGAACGGCATCATCGTCGTCGGGCTGTCGAGCCTGCTGATCCTCCTGTGGACGCACGGCAGCGTCGACGTGCTCGTCGTGCTGTACAGCATCAACGTGTTCCTCACGTTCAGCCTGTCGCTGCTCGGGCTGTGCACGTACTGGTGGCGTCATCGCAGCCAGCAGGGCTGGGCCAAGCACTTCTTCCTGTCGGCGCTCGGGCTGAGCGTGACGGCGACCGTGCTCGTCATCACGCTGATCGAGAAGTTCACGGCGGGCGGCTGGCTCACGGTGCTCGTGACGAGCGCGGTGATCGCGCTGTGCTTCATGATCAACCGGCACTACGCCTATACGCGTGCGCAGCTCGCGAAGGAAGACGCGCTGTTCTCGGGGAAGGCCCCCGAAGTCGACGAGGCGAGCGCGCCGGGCAAGCCCGACCCGTCGCAGCCGACGGCCGTGCTGCTGGTCGGCAAGCATCGCGGCGCGAGCATGCACGCGCTGCTGTGGGTCAACCGGCTGTTTCCCGGGCACTTTCGCAACGTGATCTTCCTCGCGGTCGGCGAAGTCGACGCGAAGGCGTACGACGGTCACGAGCATCTCGAACGGCTGCGCCACGCGATCACCGAATCGCTCGACTACTATGTCGCGCACTGCCGCCGCAACGGCATCGCGGCCGATTACCGGATCGCGTTCGGCACGAATCCCGTCGTCGAATTCATGAACCTTGCTTCGTCGACGCTCGACGAATACCCGAACGCCGTGTGCTTCGCGAGCAAGCTGATCTTCCGGCGCGTGAATTTCCTCACGGCCTGGCTGCACAACCAGACGCCCGTCGAGCTGCAGGCGCGGCTGCACGTCGAGGGCAAGCAGATGGTGCTGCTGCCGATGAACGTCGGCTAG